A region from the Lates calcarifer isolate ASB-BC8 linkage group LG2, TLL_Latcal_v3, whole genome shotgun sequence genome encodes:
- the rs1a gene encoding retinoschisin 1a, whose product MALNAQRFLLTLLLLGANVFVSINAQEAGVSEAWTSRSCKCDCEGGESPTEFSSIGSGSSMVRGVDCMPECPYHKPLGFEAGSVSPDQIACSNQDQYTGWFSSWLPSKARLNAQGFGCAWLSKFQDSSQWLQIDLREVMVVSGILTQGRCDADEWVTKYSVQYRTDEKLNWIYYKDQTGNNRVFYGNSDRSSSVQNLLRPPIVARYIRILPLGWHTRIALRLELLLCMNKCI is encoded by the exons ATGGCTCTCAATGCACAGCGTTTCCTGCTCACCCTGCTTCTTCTGGGAGCTAACG TGTTCGTCAGCATTAATGCTCAAGAG GCGGGTGTGTCCGAGGCATGGACCAGCAGGTCTTGCAAATGTGATTGTGAGGGAGGAGAATCCCCGACTGAGTTTTCCTCCATTGGGTCTGGCTCTTCAATGGTGCGAGGAGTGGATTGCATGCCAG AGTGTCCGTACCACAAACCTCTAGGCTTTGAGGCTGGATCGGTGAGTCCAGACCAGATCGCCTGCTCCAACCAGGACCAGTACACCGGCTGGTTTTCCTCGTGGCTCCCGAGCAAGGCCCGACTCAATGCCCAGGGCTTTGG GTGTGCCTGGCTGTCTAAATTCCAGGACAGCAGTCAGTGGCTGCAGATTGACCTGAGGGAGGTGATGGTGGTGTCAGGGATCCTCACTCAGGGCCGCTGTGACGCTGACGAGTGGGTCACCAAGTACAGCGTTCAGTACCGCACAGACGAAAAACTCAACTGGATATACTACAAGGACCAGACTGGAAACAACAGG GTGTTCTATGGAAACTCTGACCGTTCCTCGTCTGTGCAGAACCTTTTGCGGCCACCCATTGTGGCGCGCTACATCCGCATCCTCCCCCTCGGATGGCACACACGCATCGCTCTGCGCttggagctgctgctctgcatgaaCAAATGCATCTGA